Proteins found in one Acipenser ruthenus chromosome 18, fAciRut3.2 maternal haplotype, whole genome shotgun sequence genomic segment:
- the LOC117411881 gene encoding RNA polymerase II-associated protein 1-like isoform X2, producing MLGRPKPGDSEEDLLRYQDRFLASGGEPGVQVVRRPDKRRGEPGTRTPAGETELGATRDIVSMDEFPEQPPPLTPALPQKKSRFRSDRVRFEKDDPAERLDREDPHLTAVLSRIIEHDTSAVPVSFPAFTGAPFPKVFHRSEVKEQASVPRRSIFAQNIAARTANVVSEPSQNDAPAGITGQKLAPPLSEKMQAHQTDSNPSFGAPLGGGAPRLVSGQGLGGPGGLTAARQIHLENEAWLRGMSKAEILQEQGRLLAQLDPRLISFVKSKKSKDVLGPARSQEDGGTEGQMDTQTEPTLSDTEEGPIDMDSDTEGRDKESEPPITVEDLPVKPQEGWVHMNQLEPEKLEWIKDLPKPRKRGTRQAMQARFDFSGSLIPPEADLPPHLGLHHHGEEPQLAGYSLQELFHLSRSQVTRQRSLALTTLARILHKARSGHFASSLRGSVLSTLLDAGLLFLLRFSLDDSVGGVMAAAVHALWALLVAPDDEECLDSTFSWLQGSTTFPLLPSEKPEEDEEEEGEEEEGVKVAAEKKEERRADHDVARTDLIKALLKMQVLARLRYILEVVRPGPRVVQDVLEVLTRIARHSSASASQVLDAPRLMQTILSEFLPCSWTPHPPAPPGGPLTLETAHGLPVAAAMKLVRVLACSGRHACARLLNSLGLRERLSRYLALEPQDLLLEPREAVRLSTEALRLWSIAAGYGQACDLYRELYPILVRALQCVPSLVTPPDPEEPLHTLSLHRAEALVSLLTNITLTAGSEEELQREQTRNPESDSPPPPPVEWSHVTGLRPFLVGSLKSCVGGLSDPLLREGAQRLSTAILLYLGSFYTQLPAQSSFQPVHSLQEMESLSSEVLEPLLSHQAVRSMMSELRSCSALCNPNSCSPGPESIPSLPCLSCCGGKPALSLAGSQSPFPLLTGLCYLLHAMASTHRGLAGKFSPLLLSEAVIGYLRSCCEATPPLSLSSGWLLRHEYHLQYLLLKLAARLIPVHAAVSQHASLYHQVVLAMLPRLLPGSEHLAHDLLSTLTFNPDFIPEGRCGGPEAADLNQLLHLKESHSDPSPLPASQPDPSPSSSPSSSLGALLREAYSHLPSLRSCYLTHLSQLEPLVLRSRESYLGCTPFVQSQLLPPLSGPALPSDWPFLPLVTLYERAGQAESRGCAVETLPPASVESAVRCLQWLLVLELWREGGGKAVSPAAKLCRLACLFLCGSDLFLEPPVQRYGWAVLRSLCSPPQLAALDLGFPGSPPPGLASFQDLYSTLLAQFEAVSFGDPLFGCFLLIPLQRRFSAELRLAVFGEHVGLLRSLGVTLAQLPVPLQLFTSPPEDSLSLLQLYFRALVMGALRRAWCPVLYAVAISHLNTFLFSQEPAPQKVDTARRGLLRKTYFLTDEVLRTHLLLFKLPRGDSELGFEMYEQLPPIRDKRLSTVLGRDGGAV from the exons ATGCTGGGCCGGCCCAAGCCCGGGGACTCGGAGGAGGACCTGCTCCGGTACCAGGACCGGTTCCTGGCCTCGGGGGGTGAGCCGGGGGTGCAGGTGGTCCGCAGGCCCGACAAGCGCAGAGGAGAACCTGGAACCAGAACCCCAGCGGGAGAGACTGAGCTGGGGGCCACGAGGGACATCGTCAGCATGGACG AGTTCCCGGAGCAGCCTCCCCCGCTCACCCCCGCACTCCCCCAGAAGAAGTCTCGGTTCCGCTCAGATCGCGTGAGGTTTGAGAAGGACGACCCTGCGGAGAGGCTCGATCGAGAGGACCCCCACCTCACTGCCGTGCTGTCCAGGATCATT GAGCATGACACGAGTGCGGTTCCTGTGTCCTTCCCAGCATTCACTGGGGCCCCGTTTCCCAAAGTCTTCCACAGGTCAGAGGTCAAAGAGCAG GCCTCTGTCCCTAGAAGGAGTATCTTTGCTCAGAATATCGCCGCTCGGACAGCGAATGTGGTCAGTGAGCCTTCCCAGAATGATGCTCCAGCAGGGATCACAGGTCAGAAGTTAGCCCCGCCTCTGTCAGAGAAGATGCAAGCACATCAGACTGACTCGAACCCGAGCTTCG gggccCCGCTCGGAGGGGGTGCTCCGAGGCTGGTCTCAGGACAGGGTCTGGGGGGTCCGGGGGGCCTCACAGCGGCGAGGCAGATCCACCTGGAGAACGAGGCCTGGCTCAGGGGCATGTCCAAGGCAGAGATCCTGCAGGAGCAGGGGAGGCTGCTGGCTCAGCTGG ACCCCAGGCTAATCTCCTTCGTCAAGTCCAAGAAGTCCAAGGATGTGTTGGGTCCAGCCAGGTCCCAGGAGGACGGAggaacagagggacagatggacacacagacagagcccACGTTGTCCGATACAGAGGAAGGACCAATAGACATGGATTCTGACACCGAGGGGCGGGACAAAGAATCTGAACCTCCAATCACAG TGGAAGACCTGCCAGTGAAGCCCCAGGAGGGCTGGGTACACATGAACCAGCTGGAGCCCGAGAAACTGGAGTGGATCAAAGACCTGCCCAAACCCAggaagaggggaacgagacag gcGATGCAGGCCCGCTTCGATTTCTCCGGCTCTCTGATCCCCCCGGAGGCTGACCTGCCCCCTCACCTGGGGCTGCACCATCACGGAGAGGAGCCGCAG CTGGCTGGCTATTCCCTCCAGGAGTTGTTCCACCTCTCTCGCAGTCAGGTGACTCGGCAGCGCAGCCTCGCTCTCACCACGCTCGCGCGCATCCTGCACAAG GCTCGCTCTGGTCACTTTGCCTCGTCGCTCAGAGGCAGTGTCCTGTCCACTCTGCTGGACGCCGGCCTGCTCTTCCTGCTGCGCTTCTCGCTGGACGACTCGGTGGGGGGGGTCATGGCGGCCGCGGTGCACGCTCTCTGGGCGCTGCTGGTTGCCCCCGACGACGAG GAGTGTTTGGACAGTACCTTCTCCTGGCTGCAGGGCAGCACCAccttccctctcctcccctcagAGAAgcctgaggaagatgaggaggaggagggggaggaggaggaaggggtgAAGGTGGCAGCGGAGAAGAAGGAGGAAAGGAGAGCCGATCACGACGTGGCCAGGACAGACCTCATCAAG gcCCTGTTGAAGATGCAGGTTCTGGCTCGGCTCAGGTATATTCTGGAGGTGGTCCGGCCCGGTCCCAGGGTGGTCCAGGATGTTCTGGAGGTCCTGACCCGAATCGCCCGTCACTCCAGCGCCTCGGCCAGTCAG GTCCTGGACGCCCCGCGGTTGATGCAGACTATCCTGTCCGAGTTCCTGCCCTGCTCCTGGACCCCGcacccccctgccccccctgGCGGCCCTCTCACCCTGGAGACCGCACACGGGCTGCCCGTCGCCGCGGCGATGAAGCTGGTCAGAGTGCTGGCGTGCTCCGGGAGACACGCGTGTGCCAGGCTG TTGAACAGCTTGGGTCTGCGTGAGAGGCTGTCCCGCTACCTGGCCCTGGAGCCCCAAGACCTGCTGCTGGAGCCCCGCGAGGCAGTGAGGCTGAGCACAGAGGCACTGAGGCTGTGGAGCATCGCGGCAGGGTACGGGCAGGCCTGCGACCTGTACAG GGAGCTTTACCCCATCCTGGTGAGGGCCCTGCAGTGTGTCCCCTCTCTGGTGACCCCGCCAGACCCTGAGGAACCCCTGCACACTCTGTCCCTGCACAGAGCCGAGGCCCTGGTCAGCCTGCTCACCAACATCACACTCACCGCGGGCAGCGAGGAGGAACTGCAGCGAGAGCAGACGcg TAACCCCGAGAGTGACTCGCCTCCCCCACCCCCGGTGGAGTGGAGTCATGTGACCGGGCTCCGTCCCTTCCTGGTGGGCTCTCTGAAGAGCTGTGTGGGGGGGCTGTCTGACCCCCTCCTGAGGGAAGGAGCTCAGAGACTGAGCACTGCAATCCTGCTGTACCTGGGGAGCTTCTACACACAGCTCCCAGCACAG AGCTCGTTCCAGCCGGTCCATTCTCTCCAGGAGATGGAGTCTCTCTCCTCGGAGGTCCTCGAGCCCCTGCTATCCCATCAGGCCGTGCGCAGCATGATGAGTGAGCTCAG gTCCTGCTCAGCGCTGTGTAACCCCAACTCCTGCTCCCCAGGCCCGGAGTCCATCCCCAGCCTCCCCTGCCTCAGCTGCTGTGGAGGGAAGCCCGCGCTCAGCCTGGCTGGCTCCCAGTCTCCCTTCCCCTTGCTGACGGGTCTCTGCTACCTTCTCCACGCCATGGCCTCCACGCACAGGGGGCTGGCAGGAAAG ttctctccactcctcctctcgGAAGCTGTGATTGGTTACCTGCGCTCCTGCTGTGAAGCCACGCCCCCACTGTCTCTCTCCAGCGGTTGGCTGCTGAGACATGAATACCACCTGCAGTACCTGCTGCTCAAACTGGCTGCCAGACTG ATCCCAGTGCACGCTGCAgtttcccagcatgcctcactcTACCACCAGGTTGTCCTGGCGATGCTCCCGCGGCTGTTGCCGGGCAGCGAACACCTGGCACACGACCTCCTGTCCACTCTGACCTTTAATCCTGACTTCATCCC AGAGGGGCGCTGTGGAGGCCCTGAAGCTGCAGACCTGAATCAGCTACTTCACCTGAAAGAAAGCCACTCtgacccctcccccctccctgccTCCCAGCCAGACCCCTCCCCTAGCTCCTCCCCTAGCTCCTCCCTGGGCGCACTGCTCCGCGAGGCGTACTCCCACCTGCCCTCCCTGCGTAGCTGCTACCTGACTCACCTGTCCCAGCTAGAGCCCTTGGTGCTCCGGTCCCGGGAATCTTACCTGGGCTGCACCCCCTTCGTTCAGTCCCagctcctcccccccctctccgGTCCCGCCTTGCCATCTGATTGGCCGTTCCTGCCCCTGGTCACCCTGTACGAGCGCGCCGGGCAGGCCGAGTCCAGGGGCTGTGCTGTGGAGACCCTGCCCCCTGCCTCTGTGGAGTCGGCGGTCCGCTGCCTGCAGTGGCTGCTGGTCCTGGAGctctggagggagggaggggggaaggCTGTGTCTCCTGCTGCCAAGCTGTGCCGACTGGCCTGCCTGTTCCTGTGCGGCAGCGACCTGTTCCTGGAGCCCCCCGTGCAGCGCTATGGATGGGCAGTGCTGCGCTCGCTCTGCTCCCCTCCCCAGCTGGCAGCGCTGGACCTGGGCTTCCCCGGCTCCCCGCCTCCTGGCCTGGCCTCCTTCCAGGACCTGTACTCCACCCTGCTGGCCCAGTTCGAGGCGGTCTCATTCGGGGACCCCCTGTTCGGGTGCTTCCTGCTCATCCCGCTGCAGCGCAGGTTCAGTGCGGAGCTGCGGCTGGCCGTGTTTGGGGAGCACGTGGGGCTCCTGCGGTCCCTGGGGGTCACGCTGGCGCAG cTCCCGGTCCCCCTGCAGCTCTTCACCTCCCCCCCGGAGGACTCCCTGTCTCTGCTGCAGCTGTACTTCCGTGCTCTGGTGATGGGAGCTCTGCGCAGGGCCTGGTGTCCCGTGCTGTACGCTGTGGCCATCTCACACCTCAACACGTTCCTCTTCTCACAGGAGCCCGCACCGCAG AAAGTGGACACTGCTAGGAGAGGCTTGCTGAGGAAGACCTACTTCCTGACTGATGAG gttTTGAGGACTCACCTGCTCCTTTTCAAGCTACCCCGAGGCGACTCCGAGCTGGGGTTCGAAATGTACGAGCAGCTCCCTCCAATCAGGGACAAGAGACTGAGCACCGTGCTGGGGAGAGACGGAGgagctgtgtga
- the LOC117411881 gene encoding RNA polymerase II-associated protein 1-like isoform X1 yields MLGRPKPGDSEEDLLRYQDRFLASGGEPGVQVVRRPDKRRGEPGTRTPAGETELGATRDIVSMDEFPEQPPPLTPALPQKKSRFRSDRVRFEKDDPAERLDREDPHLTAVLSRIIEHDTSAVPVSFPAFTGAPFPKVFHRSEVKEQQASVPRRSIFAQNIAARTANVVSEPSQNDAPAGITGQKLAPPLSEKMQAHQTDSNPSFGAPLGGGAPRLVSGQGLGGPGGLTAARQIHLENEAWLRGMSKAEILQEQGRLLAQLDPRLISFVKSKKSKDVLGPARSQEDGGTEGQMDTQTEPTLSDTEEGPIDMDSDTEGRDKESEPPITVEDLPVKPQEGWVHMNQLEPEKLEWIKDLPKPRKRGTRQAMQARFDFSGSLIPPEADLPPHLGLHHHGEEPQLAGYSLQELFHLSRSQVTRQRSLALTTLARILHKARSGHFASSLRGSVLSTLLDAGLLFLLRFSLDDSVGGVMAAAVHALWALLVAPDDEECLDSTFSWLQGSTTFPLLPSEKPEEDEEEEGEEEEGVKVAAEKKEERRADHDVARTDLIKALLKMQVLARLRYILEVVRPGPRVVQDVLEVLTRIARHSSASASQVLDAPRLMQTILSEFLPCSWTPHPPAPPGGPLTLETAHGLPVAAAMKLVRVLACSGRHACARLLNSLGLRERLSRYLALEPQDLLLEPREAVRLSTEALRLWSIAAGYGQACDLYRELYPILVRALQCVPSLVTPPDPEEPLHTLSLHRAEALVSLLTNITLTAGSEEELQREQTRNPESDSPPPPPVEWSHVTGLRPFLVGSLKSCVGGLSDPLLREGAQRLSTAILLYLGSFYTQLPAQSSFQPVHSLQEMESLSSEVLEPLLSHQAVRSMMSELRSCSALCNPNSCSPGPESIPSLPCLSCCGGKPALSLAGSQSPFPLLTGLCYLLHAMASTHRGLAGKFSPLLLSEAVIGYLRSCCEATPPLSLSSGWLLRHEYHLQYLLLKLAARLIPVHAAVSQHASLYHQVVLAMLPRLLPGSEHLAHDLLSTLTFNPDFIPEGRCGGPEAADLNQLLHLKESHSDPSPLPASQPDPSPSSSPSSSLGALLREAYSHLPSLRSCYLTHLSQLEPLVLRSRESYLGCTPFVQSQLLPPLSGPALPSDWPFLPLVTLYERAGQAESRGCAVETLPPASVESAVRCLQWLLVLELWREGGGKAVSPAAKLCRLACLFLCGSDLFLEPPVQRYGWAVLRSLCSPPQLAALDLGFPGSPPPGLASFQDLYSTLLAQFEAVSFGDPLFGCFLLIPLQRRFSAELRLAVFGEHVGLLRSLGVTLAQLPVPLQLFTSPPEDSLSLLQLYFRALVMGALRRAWCPVLYAVAISHLNTFLFSQEPAPQKVDTARRGLLRKTYFLTDEVLRTHLLLFKLPRGDSELGFEMYEQLPPIRDKRLSTVLGRDGGAV; encoded by the exons ATGCTGGGCCGGCCCAAGCCCGGGGACTCGGAGGAGGACCTGCTCCGGTACCAGGACCGGTTCCTGGCCTCGGGGGGTGAGCCGGGGGTGCAGGTGGTCCGCAGGCCCGACAAGCGCAGAGGAGAACCTGGAACCAGAACCCCAGCGGGAGAGACTGAGCTGGGGGCCACGAGGGACATCGTCAGCATGGACG AGTTCCCGGAGCAGCCTCCCCCGCTCACCCCCGCACTCCCCCAGAAGAAGTCTCGGTTCCGCTCAGATCGCGTGAGGTTTGAGAAGGACGACCCTGCGGAGAGGCTCGATCGAGAGGACCCCCACCTCACTGCCGTGCTGTCCAGGATCATT GAGCATGACACGAGTGCGGTTCCTGTGTCCTTCCCAGCATTCACTGGGGCCCCGTTTCCCAAAGTCTTCCACAGGTCAGAGGTCAAAGAGCAG CAGGCCTCTGTCCCTAGAAGGAGTATCTTTGCTCAGAATATCGCCGCTCGGACAGCGAATGTGGTCAGTGAGCCTTCCCAGAATGATGCTCCAGCAGGGATCACAGGTCAGAAGTTAGCCCCGCCTCTGTCAGAGAAGATGCAAGCACATCAGACTGACTCGAACCCGAGCTTCG gggccCCGCTCGGAGGGGGTGCTCCGAGGCTGGTCTCAGGACAGGGTCTGGGGGGTCCGGGGGGCCTCACAGCGGCGAGGCAGATCCACCTGGAGAACGAGGCCTGGCTCAGGGGCATGTCCAAGGCAGAGATCCTGCAGGAGCAGGGGAGGCTGCTGGCTCAGCTGG ACCCCAGGCTAATCTCCTTCGTCAAGTCCAAGAAGTCCAAGGATGTGTTGGGTCCAGCCAGGTCCCAGGAGGACGGAggaacagagggacagatggacacacagacagagcccACGTTGTCCGATACAGAGGAAGGACCAATAGACATGGATTCTGACACCGAGGGGCGGGACAAAGAATCTGAACCTCCAATCACAG TGGAAGACCTGCCAGTGAAGCCCCAGGAGGGCTGGGTACACATGAACCAGCTGGAGCCCGAGAAACTGGAGTGGATCAAAGACCTGCCCAAACCCAggaagaggggaacgagacag gcGATGCAGGCCCGCTTCGATTTCTCCGGCTCTCTGATCCCCCCGGAGGCTGACCTGCCCCCTCACCTGGGGCTGCACCATCACGGAGAGGAGCCGCAG CTGGCTGGCTATTCCCTCCAGGAGTTGTTCCACCTCTCTCGCAGTCAGGTGACTCGGCAGCGCAGCCTCGCTCTCACCACGCTCGCGCGCATCCTGCACAAG GCTCGCTCTGGTCACTTTGCCTCGTCGCTCAGAGGCAGTGTCCTGTCCACTCTGCTGGACGCCGGCCTGCTCTTCCTGCTGCGCTTCTCGCTGGACGACTCGGTGGGGGGGGTCATGGCGGCCGCGGTGCACGCTCTCTGGGCGCTGCTGGTTGCCCCCGACGACGAG GAGTGTTTGGACAGTACCTTCTCCTGGCTGCAGGGCAGCACCAccttccctctcctcccctcagAGAAgcctgaggaagatgaggaggaggagggggaggaggaggaaggggtgAAGGTGGCAGCGGAGAAGAAGGAGGAAAGGAGAGCCGATCACGACGTGGCCAGGACAGACCTCATCAAG gcCCTGTTGAAGATGCAGGTTCTGGCTCGGCTCAGGTATATTCTGGAGGTGGTCCGGCCCGGTCCCAGGGTGGTCCAGGATGTTCTGGAGGTCCTGACCCGAATCGCCCGTCACTCCAGCGCCTCGGCCAGTCAG GTCCTGGACGCCCCGCGGTTGATGCAGACTATCCTGTCCGAGTTCCTGCCCTGCTCCTGGACCCCGcacccccctgccccccctgGCGGCCCTCTCACCCTGGAGACCGCACACGGGCTGCCCGTCGCCGCGGCGATGAAGCTGGTCAGAGTGCTGGCGTGCTCCGGGAGACACGCGTGTGCCAGGCTG TTGAACAGCTTGGGTCTGCGTGAGAGGCTGTCCCGCTACCTGGCCCTGGAGCCCCAAGACCTGCTGCTGGAGCCCCGCGAGGCAGTGAGGCTGAGCACAGAGGCACTGAGGCTGTGGAGCATCGCGGCAGGGTACGGGCAGGCCTGCGACCTGTACAG GGAGCTTTACCCCATCCTGGTGAGGGCCCTGCAGTGTGTCCCCTCTCTGGTGACCCCGCCAGACCCTGAGGAACCCCTGCACACTCTGTCCCTGCACAGAGCCGAGGCCCTGGTCAGCCTGCTCACCAACATCACACTCACCGCGGGCAGCGAGGAGGAACTGCAGCGAGAGCAGACGcg TAACCCCGAGAGTGACTCGCCTCCCCCACCCCCGGTGGAGTGGAGTCATGTGACCGGGCTCCGTCCCTTCCTGGTGGGCTCTCTGAAGAGCTGTGTGGGGGGGCTGTCTGACCCCCTCCTGAGGGAAGGAGCTCAGAGACTGAGCACTGCAATCCTGCTGTACCTGGGGAGCTTCTACACACAGCTCCCAGCACAG AGCTCGTTCCAGCCGGTCCATTCTCTCCAGGAGATGGAGTCTCTCTCCTCGGAGGTCCTCGAGCCCCTGCTATCCCATCAGGCCGTGCGCAGCATGATGAGTGAGCTCAG gTCCTGCTCAGCGCTGTGTAACCCCAACTCCTGCTCCCCAGGCCCGGAGTCCATCCCCAGCCTCCCCTGCCTCAGCTGCTGTGGAGGGAAGCCCGCGCTCAGCCTGGCTGGCTCCCAGTCTCCCTTCCCCTTGCTGACGGGTCTCTGCTACCTTCTCCACGCCATGGCCTCCACGCACAGGGGGCTGGCAGGAAAG ttctctccactcctcctctcgGAAGCTGTGATTGGTTACCTGCGCTCCTGCTGTGAAGCCACGCCCCCACTGTCTCTCTCCAGCGGTTGGCTGCTGAGACATGAATACCACCTGCAGTACCTGCTGCTCAAACTGGCTGCCAGACTG ATCCCAGTGCACGCTGCAgtttcccagcatgcctcactcTACCACCAGGTTGTCCTGGCGATGCTCCCGCGGCTGTTGCCGGGCAGCGAACACCTGGCACACGACCTCCTGTCCACTCTGACCTTTAATCCTGACTTCATCCC AGAGGGGCGCTGTGGAGGCCCTGAAGCTGCAGACCTGAATCAGCTACTTCACCTGAAAGAAAGCCACTCtgacccctcccccctccctgccTCCCAGCCAGACCCCTCCCCTAGCTCCTCCCCTAGCTCCTCCCTGGGCGCACTGCTCCGCGAGGCGTACTCCCACCTGCCCTCCCTGCGTAGCTGCTACCTGACTCACCTGTCCCAGCTAGAGCCCTTGGTGCTCCGGTCCCGGGAATCTTACCTGGGCTGCACCCCCTTCGTTCAGTCCCagctcctcccccccctctccgGTCCCGCCTTGCCATCTGATTGGCCGTTCCTGCCCCTGGTCACCCTGTACGAGCGCGCCGGGCAGGCCGAGTCCAGGGGCTGTGCTGTGGAGACCCTGCCCCCTGCCTCTGTGGAGTCGGCGGTCCGCTGCCTGCAGTGGCTGCTGGTCCTGGAGctctggagggagggaggggggaaggCTGTGTCTCCTGCTGCCAAGCTGTGCCGACTGGCCTGCCTGTTCCTGTGCGGCAGCGACCTGTTCCTGGAGCCCCCCGTGCAGCGCTATGGATGGGCAGTGCTGCGCTCGCTCTGCTCCCCTCCCCAGCTGGCAGCGCTGGACCTGGGCTTCCCCGGCTCCCCGCCTCCTGGCCTGGCCTCCTTCCAGGACCTGTACTCCACCCTGCTGGCCCAGTTCGAGGCGGTCTCATTCGGGGACCCCCTGTTCGGGTGCTTCCTGCTCATCCCGCTGCAGCGCAGGTTCAGTGCGGAGCTGCGGCTGGCCGTGTTTGGGGAGCACGTGGGGCTCCTGCGGTCCCTGGGGGTCACGCTGGCGCAG cTCCCGGTCCCCCTGCAGCTCTTCACCTCCCCCCCGGAGGACTCCCTGTCTCTGCTGCAGCTGTACTTCCGTGCTCTGGTGATGGGAGCTCTGCGCAGGGCCTGGTGTCCCGTGCTGTACGCTGTGGCCATCTCACACCTCAACACGTTCCTCTTCTCACAGGAGCCCGCACCGCAG AAAGTGGACACTGCTAGGAGAGGCTTGCTGAGGAAGACCTACTTCCTGACTGATGAG gttTTGAGGACTCACCTGCTCCTTTTCAAGCTACCCCGAGGCGACTCCGAGCTGGGGTTCGAAATGTACGAGCAGCTCCCTCCAATCAGGGACAAGAGACTGAGCACCGTGCTGGGGAGAGACGGAGgagctgtgtga
- the LOC117417970 gene encoding transmembrane protein 151B-like translates to MLSPELETETAAEDTAPSTPNGEEDIPAGTDVLEEQRPVKQSLGASMCREAHWRCLLLSLLLYSCLGTVAWCQITGLGFSSSSTSSSTQRPPSLGSLPMRGGSSGMPERIRPYDTRPCGEGYVYIPLTCMLILYAVYLAECWHWRLRCGLQCRADVESVYDRVLRMRQARPCVWWKAISYHFVRRTRQVTHYRNGETYTTMQVYHERVNTNVAEGEFDYSHCGGVRDLSRDLRGLEEHTVTRLRFTKCFSFAGARAESAYLSQRHRFFTQTEGLDEYMEAREGMQLKNVDFKEQLMAYVDLDRPPWYASPAAFWLATLLLLSWPLRVLAEYRTAFVHYRVEKLFGLEYEEGSPSPEDQEELRLGGGVERSRLPRAETVDSTELEWHICSNRQLVPSYSEAMLMDLAGSQNGFLRGSFPGRSYGTLVQDCESCLREGGGRQCGGAGSSSCSSIFSRHSLSSRLSQDTARFSLCRMHGSRRTMGLWRSRSSTLTAERCCLDEASCCRSYSSQLALNDSPPTYRDAHFFPVLIVHCPEGGSGEGRRYYIRRGSCCLETAL, encoded by the exons ATGCTCTCTCCCGAGTTGGAAACCGAAACTGCGGCAGAAGACACGGCCCCCAGCACCCCGAATGGAGAGGAGGATATCCCGGCTGGCACTGATGTGCTGGAGGAG CAGCGGCCGGTGAAGCAGTCCCTGGGTGCCTCCATGTGTCGGGAGGCTCACTGGCGGTGCCTGCTGCTGTCCCTGCTCCTGTACAGCTGCCTGGGCACGGTGGCATGGTGCCAGATCACCGGACTgggcttctcctcctcctccactagctcctccacgCAGCGCCCCCCTTCCCTGGGGTCCCTGCCCATGCGAGGGGGCAGCTCGGGCATGCCGGAGCGGATCAGGCCCTACGACACCAGGCCCTGCGGGGAGGGCTACGTGTACATCCCGCTGACATGCATGCTCATTCTGTACGCTGTGTACCTGGCGGAGTGCTGGCACTGGCGGCTGCGCTGCGGGCTCCAGTGCAGGGCGGACGTGGAGAGCGTGTACGACAGGGTGCTGCGCATGCGGCAGGCGCGGCCCTGCGTCTGGTGGAAGGCCATCAGCTACCACTTTGTGCGCCGGACAAGGCAGGTGACCCACTACCGCAACGGGGAGACCTACACCACCATGCAGGTCTACCACGAGCGGGTCAACACCAACGTGGCCGAGGGGGAGTTCGACTACAGCCACTGCGGAGGGGTGCGGGACCTGTCCCGGGACCTGCGGGGGCTCGAGGAGCACACAGTGACCAGGCTGCGCTTCACCAAGTGCTTCAGCTTCGCGGGGGCCAGGGCGGAGAGCGCCTATCTGAGCCAGCGCCATCGCTTCTTCACCCAGACCGAGGGGCTGGACGAGTACATGGAGGCACGGGAGGGCATGCAGCTGAAGAACGTGGACTTTAAGGAACAGCTCATGGCTTACGTGGACCTCGACCGGCCCCCCTGGTACGCCTCCCCTGCTGCCTTCTGGCTGGccaccctcctcctcctgtcctgGCCCCTGCGCGTGCTCGCGGAGTACCGCACCGCCTTCGTGCACTACCGCGTGGAGAAGCTCTTCGGGCTGGAGTATGAAGAGGGCTCCCCCTCGCCCGAGGACCAGGAGGAGCTGCGGCTGGGTGGGGGAGTGGAGCGGAGTCGGCTCCCCCGGGCGGAGACAGTCGACAGCACGGAGCTGGAGTGGCATATCTGCTCCAACCGGCAGCTCGTCCCCAGCTACTCCGAGGCCATGCTGATGGACCTGGCCGGCTCCCAGAACGGCTTCCTGAGAGGCAGCTTCCCGGGCCGCAGCTACGGGACTCTGGTGCAGGACTGCGAGAGCTGCTTGCGGGAGGGAGGCGGGAGGCAGTGTGGCGGCGCCGGGAGCTCCAGCTGCTCCTCCATCTTCTCCCGGCACAGCCTCAGCTCGCGGCTCTCGCAAGACACGGCGCGGTTCTCGCTGTGCCGCATGCACGGCTCGAGGCGCACGATGGGGCTGTGGAGGAGCCGCAGCAGCACGCTGACGGCCGAGCGCTGCTGCCTGGACGAGGCCTCCTGCTGCCGCTCCTACTCCAGCCAGCTGGCCCTCAACGACAGCCCCCCCACCTACAGGGACGCGCACTTCTTCCCTGTGCTCATCGTGCACTGCCCCGAGGGGGGCTCCGGGGAGGGGCGCAGATACTACATCCGCAGGGGGTCCTGCTGCCTCGAGACTGCCCTCTGA